One genomic region from Streptomyces sp. NBC_01431 encodes:
- a CDS encoding LysR family transcriptional regulator, translating to MQLDLNLLTALDALLEEGSVAGAAARLHVTAPAMSRSLGRIRRTTGDQILVRTGRTMTPTPYAIAVREQVHELLHQVQGVLAPSRDLDLATLERTFTLRWHDSLVALSGPALLTAVREQAPGVRLRFIAESSIDTPELRRGEVDLEANANRPSAPDIRAENVGESRLVIAVRQGHPLTRVTAVTAQQYAAAEHVTVSRRGNLSNALDDALARLGLTRRVVATAPTETAALEFARGSDLLVSVPEATTRSEGTDFGLALLPLPLELPSAPVYLSWHQRYDTDLAHAWLRGLARTTLTTCVAS from the coding sequence ATGCAATTGGATTTGAATCTCCTCACCGCGCTCGACGCGCTGTTGGAGGAGGGCAGCGTGGCCGGTGCTGCCGCGCGGCTTCATGTCACAGCCCCCGCGATGAGCCGGAGCCTGGGCCGGATTCGGCGCACGACCGGGGATCAGATCCTGGTGCGCACCGGCCGAACAATGACGCCGACGCCGTATGCGATCGCCGTCCGGGAACAGGTGCACGAGCTTCTGCACCAGGTCCAGGGAGTGCTGGCACCGAGCCGTGACCTCGATCTGGCGACGTTGGAGCGCACCTTCACGCTCCGCTGGCACGATTCCCTGGTCGCATTGAGCGGCCCCGCACTGCTCACGGCGGTACGCGAACAGGCGCCGGGGGTGCGATTGCGCTTCATTGCGGAATCGAGCATCGACACCCCCGAGTTGCGGCGCGGCGAGGTCGACCTGGAGGCGAACGCCAACCGTCCGAGTGCACCGGACATCCGGGCCGAGAACGTGGGCGAAAGCCGCCTGGTCATCGCCGTGAGACAGGGGCATCCCCTCACTCGCGTCACAGCCGTCACCGCACAGCAATACGCTGCGGCTGAGCACGTCACCGTCTCTCGACGCGGAAACCTCAGCAACGCTCTCGATGACGCCCTCGCCCGGCTCGGCCTCACTCGCCGTGTGGTGGCGACCGCGCCCACCGAAACGGCCGCGCTGGAGTTCGCGCGCGGCTCCGACCTCCTGGTCAGCGTCCCCGAAGCCACCACGCGCTCCGAGGGCACCGACTTCGGCCTGGCCCTGCTCCCCCTCCCGCTCGAACTGCCGTCGGCACCGGTCTACCTGTCGTGGCATCAGCGCTACGACACCGACCTCGCTCACGCCTGGCTGCGCGGGCTCGCGCGCACCACGCTGACCACGTGCGTGGCCTCGTAG